A stretch of Actinomycetes bacterium DNA encodes these proteins:
- the fusA gene encoding elongation factor G, whose protein sequence is MAQYPLDRTRNIGIMAHIDAGKTTTTERILYYTGKSYKIGEVHEGAATMDWMEQEQERGITITSAATTCHWTDTVDEVEHRIQIIDTPGHVDFTVEVERSLRVLDGAVAVFDGVAGVEPQTETVWRQADKYNVPRMCFVNKMDRMGANFYDALDSIKERLGANVAVLQLPIGYEADYAGVVDLVTMKAWIWNSEDLGASWDIVDIPDDLADKAAEYRLELLETIASVDDDLMEAYLETEDLTVEQLRSGIREATLHHGVVPVLNGTAFKNKGVQPLLDAICFYMPSPTDLPPVDGFDKKGEETSRKPDASEPFSALAFKIMTAPHVGKLTYFRVYSGTLEKGGQVYNTRSTSKERIGRLLEMHANDQIEKDAVYAGDIVAGIGFKNTKTGDSLCDPDNVIVLETLDFPDPVIHVAVEPKTKADQDKMSKALFALSEEDPTFQVRTDEETAQTIISGMGELHLEVLVDRMMREFKVEANVGKPQVAYRETLSKPINSHTYLHKKQTGGTGQYAKIVIDIEPSGPGGGYEFADNITGGRIPKEYTPSVDAGIRDAMSTGVLAGFQMVDVHVTLDDGDYHDVDSSEMAFKIAGTMGFKEAARQAAPVLLEPIMAVEVVTPEDYMGDVIGDLNSRRGKVGQMEQRGNNQVVSAEVPLSEMFGYSTDLRSKTQGRANYTMQFHSYQPTPKSVQEEIVARVTGQ, encoded by the coding sequence ATGGCGCAATACCCGCTCGACCGCACCCGAAACATCGGCATCATGGCCCACATCGATGCCGGCAAGACCACCACGACCGAGCGCATCCTCTATTACACCGGCAAGTCCTACAAGATCGGTGAGGTGCACGAGGGTGCCGCAACGATGGACTGGATGGAACAGGAGCAGGAGCGCGGCATCACGATCACCTCGGCCGCCACCACCTGTCACTGGACCGACACGGTCGACGAGGTCGAGCACCGCATCCAGATCATCGACACGCCCGGCCACGTGGACTTCACGGTCGAGGTGGAGCGTTCGCTGCGCGTCCTCGACGGCGCCGTCGCGGTGTTCGACGGTGTCGCCGGTGTTGAGCCACAGACCGAGACGGTGTGGCGCCAGGCCGACAAGTACAACGTGCCCCGCATGTGCTTCGTCAACAAGATGGACCGCATGGGCGCCAACTTCTACGACGCGCTCGACTCCATCAAGGAGCGCCTCGGTGCCAACGTGGCTGTCCTGCAGCTGCCGATCGGCTACGAGGCCGACTACGCCGGCGTCGTCGACCTGGTCACGATGAAGGCGTGGATCTGGAACTCCGAGGACCTCGGTGCCAGCTGGGACATCGTCGACATCCCCGACGACCTCGCCGACAAGGCCGCCGAGTACCGCCTCGAGCTGCTCGAGACCATCGCATCGGTCGACGACGACCTGATGGAGGCGTACCTGGAGACCGAGGACCTCACCGTCGAACAGCTCCGCTCGGGCATCCGCGAGGCCACCCTGCACCACGGCGTCGTCCCGGTGCTCAACGGCACCGCATTCAAGAACAAGGGCGTGCAGCCCCTGCTCGATGCCATCTGCTTCTACATGCCCTCGCCCACCGACCTTCCCCCCGTCGACGGCTTCGACAAGAAGGGTGAAGAGACCTCACGCAAGCCCGACGCTTCAGAGCCTTTCTCGGCGCTGGCGTTCAAGATCATGACTGCGCCGCATGTCGGCAAGCTCACTTACTTCCGCGTGTACTCCGGCACCCTCGAAAAGGGCGGTCAGGTCTACAACACCCGCTCCACCTCCAAGGAGCGCATCGGACGCCTGCTGGAGATGCACGCCAACGACCAGATCGAAAAGGACGCCGTCTACGCGGGCGACATAGTTGCAGGCATCGGCTTCAAGAACACCAAGACCGGCGACTCGCTGTGTGATCCCGACAACGTGATCGTGCTGGAGACGCTCGACTTCCCCGATCCTGTGATCCACGTCGCCGTGGAGCCGAAGACCAAGGCCGACCAGGACAAGATGTCCAAGGCGCTCTTCGCTCTCTCGGAGGAAGACCCGACGTTCCAGGTCCGAACCGACGAGGAAACCGCGCAGACGATCATCTCCGGCATGGGCGAACTGCACCTCGAGGTGCTCGTCGACCGCATGATGCGCGAGTTCAAGGTCGAGGCCAACGTCGGCAAGCCCCAGGTTGCCTACCGCGAGACCCTTTCGAAGCCGATCAACAGCCACACGTACCTGCACAAGAAGCAGACCGGTGGTACCGGCCAGTACGCCAAGATCGTGATCGACATCGAGCCGTCGGGCCCCGGTGGTGGCTACGAGTTCGCCGACAACATCACAGGCGGCCGCATCCCCAAGGAGTACACCCCCTCGGTCGATGCCGGCATCCGGGACGCCATGAGCACCGGTGTGCTCGCGGGCTTCCAGATGGTGGACGTGCACGTCACCCTCGACGACGGGGACTACCACGACGTCGACTCCTCGGAGATGGCATTCAAGATCGCGGGCACGATGGGCTTCAAGGAAGCCGCCCGCCAGGCCGCTCCGGTCCTCCTCGAGCCGATCATGGCCGTCGAGGTCGTCACCCCGGAGGATTACATGGGTGACGTGATCGGTGACCTCAACTCGCGCCGCGGCAAGGTCGGTCAGATGGAACAGCGTGGCAACAACCAGGTCGTGTCGGCCGAGGTTCCACTGTCGGAGATGTTCGGCTACTCCACTGACCTACGCTCCAAAACGCAGGGTCGTGCCAACTACACGATGCAGTTCCACAGCTACCAGCCGACTCCCAAGTCGGTCCAGGAAGAGATCGTTGCCCGGGTCAC
- the rpsG gene encoding 30S ribosomal protein S7, with product MSRKGPAPRRELQPDPIYQSVLVTQLVNKVLQRGKRSTAEKIVYDALSTIEEKTGGEPITTLKRALDNVKPQLEVRSRRVGGATYQVPVDVRPRRANTLAIRWIVGFSRERRERNMSERLANEILDASNGIGASMKRKEDLHKMAESNKAFAHYRW from the coding sequence ATGTCCCGCAAGGGTCCAGCCCCCCGGCGCGAACTCCAGCCGGATCCGATCTACCAGTCGGTGCTCGTCACCCAGCTGGTCAACAAGGTGCTCCAGCGCGGCAAGCGTTCGACCGCCGAGAAGATCGTCTATGACGCGCTGTCCACGATCGAAGAGAAGACGGGCGGCGAGCCGATCACCACGCTGAAGCGTGCGCTCGACAACGTGAAGCCCCAGCTCGAGGTGCGTAGCCGTCGCGTCGGTGGCGCCACCTACCAGGTCCCCGTCGACGTGCGTCCGCGGCGTGCGAACACCCTGGCGATCCGCTGGATCGTCGGCTTCTCCCGTGAGCGCCGCGAGCGCAACATGTCCGAGCGTCTCGCCAACGAGATCCTCGACGCATCCAACGGGATCGGTGCCTCGATGAAGCGCAAGGAAGACCTCCACAAGATGGCCGAGTCCAACAAGGCCTTCGCCCACTACCGCTGGTGA
- a CDS encoding 30S ribosomal protein S12, whose protein sequence is MPTIEQLVRKGRKNKRRKEATPALKGAPQRRGVCTRVFTSSPKKPNSALRKVARVRLTSGIEVSAYIPGEGHNLQEHSMVLVRGGRVKDLPGVRYKIVRGTLDTSGVRDRKQARSHYGAKKES, encoded by the coding sequence GTGCCCACCATTGAGCAGTTGGTCCGCAAGGGCCGCAAGAACAAGCGTCGCAAGGAGGCAACTCCCGCGCTCAAGGGCGCGCCTCAGCGCCGTGGTGTGTGCACCCGCGTGTTCACCAGCTCCCCCAAGAAGCCCAACTCGGCGCTTCGCAAGGTCGCCCGTGTGCGCCTCACCAGTGGCATCGAAGTGTCGGCCTACATTCCCGGCGAGGGCCACAACCTCCAGGAGCACTCGATGGTGCTCGTGCGCGGTGGCCGCGTGAAGGACCTTCCGGGCGTTCGTTACAAGATCGTGCGCGGCACCCTCGACACCTCCGGTGTGCGCGACCGCAAGCAGGCCCGTTCCCACTACGGCGCCAAGAAGGAGTCCTGA